One segment of Pleomorphomonas sp. PLEO DNA contains the following:
- a CDS encoding FprA family A-type flavoprotein produces MIAQRITDDIHSLRAIDWDRKLFDELVPLPEGTTYNSYLVRGRDKTALIDTVYPPKAEELIAALKATGVDRLDYIVANHAEQDHTGSIPALLDLFPEAKVVTNAKCKRFILDTLPVDRDAFVTVRDGDSLDLGGKTLSFHLTPWVHWPDTMVTFAVEDRIAFTCDFLGAHLATTELFAHDEAQVAISAKRYYAEIMMPYRGFSAEALQKVEALGPLFVAPSHGPVHDRPAFIFDLYRGWTCDKVKPLVVIPYVSMYESTAKMVALLVDRLTERGVAAQPISVVDLDSGALAMSVIDASTIVFASPTVLSGPHPSLAAAAILINALAPKTRKVAVMGSFGWEGNLPDQVIALLPRLKAEVLAPVMTKGLPREETLEEIARLADDIAGLSIAEAAAA; encoded by the coding sequence ATGATTGCCCAGCGCATTACCGACGACATCCATTCGCTTCGTGCCATCGATTGGGATCGCAAGCTGTTCGACGAGCTGGTGCCGCTGCCTGAGGGAACGACTTACAATTCCTACCTCGTCCGTGGCCGGGACAAGACTGCGCTGATCGATACCGTTTATCCGCCCAAGGCCGAGGAACTGATCGCCGCATTGAAGGCAACAGGCGTCGACCGACTGGATTATATCGTCGCCAACCACGCCGAGCAGGACCACACCGGCTCGATTCCGGCGCTCCTCGACCTCTTCCCCGAGGCGAAAGTCGTAACGAATGCCAAGTGCAAGCGCTTCATCCTCGACACGCTTCCAGTCGATCGCGACGCCTTCGTCACCGTGCGGGACGGCGACAGCCTCGATCTCGGCGGCAAGACGCTCTCGTTCCATCTGACGCCTTGGGTGCATTGGCCGGACACCATGGTGACCTTCGCTGTCGAAGATCGAATCGCTTTCACCTGCGACTTCCTCGGCGCCCACCTCGCCACCACCGAGCTGTTCGCCCATGACGAGGCCCAAGTCGCCATATCCGCCAAGCGCTATTACGCCGAGATCATGATGCCCTACCGCGGCTTCTCGGCCGAGGCGCTCCAAAAGGTCGAGGCGCTTGGTCCGTTGTTTGTGGCACCCAGCCATGGCCCGGTGCATGACCGCCCGGCTTTCATCTTCGATCTCTATCGCGGCTGGACATGCGACAAGGTCAAGCCGCTGGTGGTCATTCCTTATGTGTCTATGTACGAGAGCACGGCAAAGATGGTGGCCCTGTTGGTCGACCGTCTCACGGAGCGTGGCGTCGCCGCGCAGCCGATCAGCGTCGTCGACCTCGACAGTGGCGCGCTTGCCATGAGCGTGATCGACGCCTCCACCATCGTCTTCGCGTCCCCGACCGTGCTATCCGGTCCGCATCCCAGTCTTGCCGCGGCGGCCATTCTGATCAATGCACTGGCTCCCAAGACGCGCAAGGTGGCGGTGATGGGCTCCTTCGGCTGGGAGGGCAACTTGCCTGATCAGGTGATTGCCCTGCTGCCTCGTCTCAAGGCGGAGGTTTTGGCGCCCGTCATGACCAAAGGC
- a CDS encoding complex I NDUFA9 subunit family protein: MPLVREEPPVVTVFGASGFIGRHVVRALAARGWRIRAACRRPDLAAHLQPLGGVGQIMPMQANLRYRASVDRAVSGSDAVVNLVGILSASGRQTYAAVQAFGARAVAEASAAAGITRLVHVSAIGADAASRSVYARTKAAGEAAVLDVVKDAVVLRPSVVFGPEDHFINMFGGLSARSPVMPLIGGGLTRLQPVFVGDVAEAVARAVEGHVAGGRIYELGGPEVLTFRAIIERLLAETGRQPHLLTIPFGLATLAARLSAWLPGAPLTPDQVELLKVGSVVSAAAIGEGRTLEALGIAPTSLGAVLPEYAVRFRPHGQYDRDGLPA; this comes from the coding sequence ATGCCCCTCGTTCGAGAAGAACCGCCGGTCGTTACCGTCTTCGGCGCCTCCGGCTTCATCGGCCGTCACGTGGTGCGGGCGCTGGCCGCGCGCGGTTGGCGCATTCGCGCGGCCTGTCGGCGGCCGGACCTCGCCGCGCATCTGCAGCCACTGGGCGGTGTCGGCCAGATCATGCCGATGCAGGCTAATCTGCGCTACCGCGCCTCGGTGGACCGGGCGGTCAGCGGCTCCGACGCCGTCGTCAACCTCGTTGGCATCCTTTCCGCTTCCGGCCGCCAAACCTACGCCGCCGTGCAGGCCTTCGGCGCCCGCGCCGTCGCCGAGGCGTCGGCCGCCGCCGGTATCACCCGTCTCGTCCATGTTTCGGCCATCGGCGCCGATGCTGCCTCCCGTTCGGTCTATGCACGGACCAAGGCGGCCGGCGAAGCAGCGGTGCTCGATGTCGTGAAGGACGCGGTGGTGTTGAGGCCGTCGGTAGTCTTCGGACCCGAGGACCATTTCATCAATATGTTCGGCGGGCTTTCCGCGCGGAGCCCGGTGATGCCGCTGATCGGTGGCGGCTTGACGCGCCTGCAGCCTGTATTCGTCGGTGACGTGGCCGAGGCAGTTGCGCGCGCTGTCGAAGGACATGTAGCGGGGGGGCGCATTTATGAATTGGGCGGACCCGAGGTGCTCACCTTCCGCGCCATTATCGAACGTTTGCTCGCCGAAACCGGTCGCCAGCCGCATCTGCTGACGATTCCCTTCGGTCTCGCGACGCTGGCTGCCCGTCTTTCGGCCTGGCTGCCCGGCGCACCTTTGACGCCGGACCAGGTCGAGCTCCTGAAGGTGGGAAGCGTGGTGTCGGCCGCCGCCATCGGCGAGGGCCGCACACTCGAAGCCTTAGGCATCGCACCGACATCGCTCGGTGCCGTATTGCCTGAATATGCCGTTCGTTTCCGCCCGCACGGTCAATACGACCGAGATGGTCTTCCGGCCTGA
- the queG gene encoding tRNA epoxyqueuosine(34) reductase QueG, whose translation MNWRARARDLGFSAIGVAPVDRLGDAARRLRSFVDLGRHGSMAWMEETIERRSDPRVLWPEARSAVVLAMNYGPDGDPLDNLARPSVGNISVYARHRDYHDVLKGRLKEVAGLIARDTSADVKVFVDTAPLMEKPLAALAGMGWQGKHTNLVSRDFGSWLFLGVILSAADLPPNEPSADHCGACRRCLDACPTGALPAPYQIDARRCVSYLTIEHAGPIPEELRPLIGNRIYGCDDCLAVCPWNKFASEAAEMKLRPRPELTAPSLAALAALDDAAFRALFAGSPVKRIGRNRFVRNVAIAIGNSGDPALIPALAPLVEDLDPIVAEAARWAQDRLLPLDASDRRLR comes from the coding sequence GTGAACTGGCGAGCCCGCGCTCGCGATCTCGGGTTCTCGGCGATCGGTGTTGCGCCGGTCGATCGGCTCGGAGACGCCGCGCGCCGATTGCGCTCGTTTGTTGACCTCGGTCGCCATGGCTCGATGGCTTGGATGGAAGAGACCATCGAACGGCGGTCTGACCCGCGCGTCCTATGGCCGGAGGCACGATCAGCCGTCGTGCTTGCAATGAATTATGGCCCGGATGGCGATCCGTTGGACAATCTTGCAAGGCCCAGCGTTGGCAACATTTCCGTCTATGCCCGCCATCGCGACTATCATGACGTCCTGAAGGGGCGCCTCAAGGAAGTGGCGGGCCTCATCGCCCGCGATACAAGCGCCGACGTCAAGGTCTTCGTTGATACCGCGCCCTTGATGGAAAAGCCGCTTGCCGCGCTGGCGGGGATGGGCTGGCAGGGCAAGCACACCAACCTCGTCTCGCGCGACTTTGGCTCCTGGCTGTTTCTCGGGGTGATCCTGTCGGCCGCCGATCTGCCGCCGAACGAGCCGTCCGCGGACCATTGCGGCGCCTGCCGCCGCTGCCTTGACGCCTGTCCGACGGGTGCTCTGCCTGCGCCCTATCAGATCGACGCGCGGCGCTGCGTCTCCTATCTCACCATCGAGCACGCTGGCCCCATTCCGGAGGAGTTGAGACCGCTGATTGGGAATCGCATCTATGGCTGCGATGATTGCCTGGCCGTCTGTCCCTGGAACAAGTTTGCGAGCGAAGCTGCCGAGATGAAGCTGAGACCGCGCCCGGAGCTGACGGCGCCGTCGCTCGCCGCTCTCGCGGCACTGGATGACGCGGCCTTCCGTGCATTGTTCGCCGGATCGCCGGTAAAGCGCATCGGCCGGAATCGCTTCGTCCGCAATGTCGCGATCGCCATCGGCAACTCCGGCGACCCGGCGCTGATTCCGGCGTTGGCGCCACTTGTCGAAGATCTCGATCCGATTGTCGCTGAGGCTGCAAGATGGGCGCAGGATCGCCTTCTCCCGCTGGACGCTAGCGATCGCCGGCTCCGCTGA
- a CDS encoding undecaprenyl-diphosphate phosphatase, giving the protein MDLTGLIQALLLGIIEGITEFLPISSTGHLIIAEQWLGARSDMFNIVIQAGAILAVTVIYWQRLLGFLTGWRDPETRLYLGKLIVAFLVTSVLGLIAKKLGFKLPETVVPIAWALVIGGFWMILAEHYAAKRPESRHISWTTAVVVGIAQVVAGVFPGTSRSAATIFAAMLLGTGNRAAATEFAFLVGIPTMYAASAFEIIATLKDGAATAGENWLALAIAFIASAITAFVSVKWLLGYIQTNRFTAFAVYRVLFGGLLFALILTGWVN; this is encoded by the coding sequence ATGGATCTGACGGGCCTCATTCAAGCGCTTCTCCTCGGTATCATTGAAGGTATCACCGAGTTCCTGCCGATTTCCAGCACCGGCCATCTCATTATCGCCGAACAATGGCTCGGCGCGCGTTCCGATATGTTCAACATCGTCATCCAGGCCGGTGCCATATTGGCGGTAACGGTGATCTACTGGCAGCGGCTCCTCGGGTTTCTGACCGGCTGGCGTGACCCAGAAACGAGGCTTTATCTCGGCAAACTGATCGTCGCTTTTCTCGTCACGTCCGTGCTGGGTCTTATTGCCAAGAAACTCGGCTTCAAGCTGCCGGAAACCGTGGTGCCGATCGCCTGGGCGCTGGTGATTGGTGGCTTCTGGATGATACTCGCCGAGCATTATGCCGCCAAACGGCCGGAAAGCCGCCACATCAGCTGGACAACCGCCGTGGTGGTCGGCATCGCGCAGGTGGTGGCCGGCGTTTTTCCCGGCACGTCGCGCTCGGCTGCGACCATCTTCGCAGCCATGCTGCTCGGCACCGGCAACCGGGCAGCGGCCACCGAGTTCGCTTTCCTGGTCGGCATTCCCACCATGTACGCGGCGAGCGCTTTCGAGATCATCGCCACGCTGAAGGACGGCGCCGCGACGGCCGGTGAGAATTGGCTCGCTCTCGCCATTGCCTTTATCGCCTCGGCGATCACCGCCTTCGTCTCGGTGAAGTGGCTGCTGGGTTACATCCAGACCAACCGCTTCACCGCCTTTGCCGTCTACCGCGTGTTGTTCGGTGGGCTGCTGTTCGCTCTGATCCTGACCGGCTGGGTCAACTGA
- a CDS encoding MFS transporter: MTDTPVLPAVALTRYSPAIALTMAAIGFMQILDSAIINTSLPTMAHAFGVTTIDLSLAVTAYVLAAAAASPLANWLSDRFGARDVLVAALVAFTLSSVWCALCQTLPELIFARVVQGVGGALLLPVGTAVVMRRAARADFVRATALMVWPALMAPIVGPVLGGFITEHLSWRWNFWLNLPLGVCGMLAILRLVPNERETSPRRLDVVGFLLCATSLTALLSGFQRSAETGSERTIALTMIGVGALLGIAAIRHLRRHPEPLLSLAALSRPSLSYAFHPGGLYRVLFSAAPFLLPLWFQLGFGLSPASAGLWVLVYFVGNLGIKFITTPLMRRFGFRRLLIGDGVLVALSMVACALVGSLDQPFLVVLILLFAGSVRSVQLTTLTALAFADVPGAERGNASNLIAMMQQATQAAGVAVAAFSLSALQAAMGSEEIGLRELQGTFWIMAALALVGTLTALRVPDAFGREVSGAGDR; encoded by the coding sequence ATGACTGATACGCCTGTCCTTCCCGCTGTAGCTCTCACCCGTTATTCGCCGGCGATCGCGCTTACCATGGCGGCGATCGGCTTCATGCAGATCCTCGATAGCGCCATCATCAACACGTCACTCCCGACGATGGCGCACGCCTTTGGCGTAACGACGATCGATTTATCGCTGGCGGTTACCGCTTACGTGCTGGCGGCAGCCGCCGCTTCGCCCCTCGCCAACTGGCTGTCGGACCGGTTTGGAGCGCGCGACGTACTGGTGGCGGCGCTGGTGGCCTTCACGCTGTCATCAGTGTGGTGCGCGCTCTGTCAAACATTGCCGGAACTGATCTTCGCACGGGTGGTGCAAGGGGTCGGCGGCGCCCTGTTGCTGCCAGTCGGCACGGCGGTGGTGATGCGTCGAGCCGCCAGGGCGGACTTCGTGCGCGCCACGGCACTGATGGTCTGGCCAGCCCTGATGGCGCCGATCGTGGGGCCGGTGCTCGGCGGCTTCATCACCGAGCATCTGAGCTGGCGTTGGAACTTCTGGCTCAATCTACCCCTTGGCGTCTGCGGGATGCTGGCAATTCTCCGTCTGGTACCGAACGAGCGCGAGACGAGCCCCCGGCGGCTCGATGTCGTCGGCTTCCTTCTGTGCGCTACTAGCCTGACGGCGCTGCTGTCCGGCTTCCAGCGCTCGGCAGAGACTGGAAGCGAGCGGACCATAGCGCTGACGATGATCGGCGTCGGCGCTCTCCTCGGTATCGCTGCCATCCGCCATCTGAGGCGCCATCCGGAACCGCTGCTGTCGCTTGCCGCGCTGTCGCGGCCCAGCCTCAGCTATGCCTTTCATCCCGGTGGTCTTTATCGCGTACTGTTCTCGGCGGCACCGTTCCTGCTTCCCTTGTGGTTCCAGCTTGGCTTCGGACTATCGCCGGCATCGGCCGGACTATGGGTGCTGGTTTATTTCGTCGGCAATCTCGGCATCAAGTTCATTACCACGCCGCTGATGCGGCGGTTCGGCTTCCGCCGATTGCTCATCGGCGACGGCGTACTGGTGGCTCTGTCGATGGTGGCCTGCGCCCTGGTCGGCTCGCTTGACCAGCCTTTCTTGGTGGTGCTGATCCTGCTGTTTGCCGGCAGCGTTCGCTCGGTGCAACTGACCACGCTGACGGCATTGGCTTTCGCCGACGTACCCGGTGCCGAGCGCGGCAATGCCTCCAACCTGATCGCCATGATGCAACAGGCGACGCAAGCCGCCGGTGTCGCGGTTGCCGCGTTCAGCCTATCGGCCCTGCAAGCCGCCATGGGTAGTGAGGAAATAGGCCTCCGCGAACTTCAGGGCACGTTCTGGATCATGGCGGCGCTGGCGCTGGTCGGCACCCTCACAGCGCTTCGAGTACCCGACGCTTTCGGCCGAGAGGTCAGCGGAGCCGGCGATCGCTAG
- a CDS encoding glutathione S-transferase family protein: MLKLYHHPFSTTSRFVRLMLAEHDAKVELVVEKTWERRPEFLELNPAGGVPVLVENDGPPIIGPGPIMEYVDETRGYALGDRRLMPNHPEARAEMRRLVDWFLHKTHEEAVQYFQHEKIMKLELPRELGGGSPDNQVLRVARVNIKHHLHYIGWLSGSRNWLSGEQLTFADLAAAAEFSVVDYVGDVPWDEDLNAKYWYARIKSRPTFRTLLADRLAGLPAAPIYTNLDF, from the coding sequence ATGCTCAAGCTTTATCATCATCCATTTTCTACCACCTCGCGCTTTGTGCGGCTGATGCTGGCCGAACACGACGCCAAGGTGGAACTCGTCGTCGAGAAGACGTGGGAACGGCGGCCGGAATTTCTTGAGCTCAATCCCGCCGGCGGCGTGCCTGTTCTGGTCGAGAACGACGGCCCCCCGATCATCGGTCCTGGCCCGATCATGGAATATGTCGACGAAACGCGGGGCTATGCCCTTGGTGACCGTCGCCTGATGCCCAACCATCCAGAGGCGCGCGCCGAAATGCGCCGCCTGGTCGACTGGTTTCTGCACAAGACGCACGAAGAAGCGGTGCAGTATTTCCAGCACGAAAAGATCATGAAGCTGGAGCTGCCACGGGAGTTGGGTGGTGGTTCGCCCGACAATCAGGTGCTGAGGGTTGCCCGCGTCAACATCAAGCATCACCTTCACTACATCGGCTGGCTGTCCGGTTCGCGCAACTGGCTGTCCGGCGAGCAGCTCACCTTTGCCGACCTCGCCGCCGCCGCCGAATTTTCGGTGGTGGACTACGTCGGCGACGTTCCCTGGGACGAGGATCTCAATGCCAAGTATTGGTATGCCCGGATCAAGTCGCGCCCAACCTTCCGGACGTTGCTGGCCGATCGCCTGGCTGGCTTGCCGGCCGCGCCGATCTACACCAATCTCGATTTCTGA